The Procambarus clarkii isolate CNS0578487 chromosome 7, FALCON_Pclarkii_2.0, whole genome shotgun sequence genome window below encodes:
- the LOC123761346 gene encoding uncharacterized protein isoform X3, producing the protein MRSERRTVISLILLVFRVFASSSSNVTSTECSWILLNGTDVEDWSPSFPLSEVHKIALRHPVADWQEFSFGFELSDTTPVAFLKFQKSGESAVLTLKSITNSEGASGFQREQQVRLPKEESRQLSLKNWTFISFAVNDGRLEVEIDDADAVRFDQVDATHFYQVYVHVSRGHLVDVSFNCFTAEGEVTYPAVREIIYTTNGKMTATSAPIGGTDDPPLSGDISVGTTITVVIILLVLFAAKAGLWYRRRRLNRRKDEEVPGDVNVERPKPAEMKPLMSTQGAAEALHGGQVVTQGAAEALHGGQVVTQGAAEALHGGQVVTQGAAEALHGDQVVTQGAAEALHGGQVVTQGAAEALHGGQVVTQGAAEALHGDQVVTQGAAEALHGGQVDTQGAAEALHGGQVDTQGAAEALHGGQVVTQGAAEPEHGGQDVKPSTVAVAHGEQETIHDIKTILQDGVVKDTDERQSIVPGTMTGDMHENSNTDATTQSAESPTNNKITDQRLILSMIDIATPQTQNNGIKECRTDSPVDTILMGAENRGVEESCQKVEDVDIVNNTCYYDEVGVEPTEEIIMKITGLMLDDNTEENKISRLCMATPSNQTDTESLTCTPGGRQQSQALEVKYKDAQDLMQSSSTETNILRVNTTAKTSTADNVSIDQNLMATLPSTAKSSDTEHRPQPPGVVRDVPRDAASDKADEERRRENAEEEHSAQELRASTNDSGACVSTAGVSRRNTSTPRMPQDEELHSVESWLSIQKYQESGLASEYPQSDSQLKIKKAKTNRNKIIAYDDSRVRKNTSHRRPPPYL; encoded by the exons AATGCTCATGGATTCTCCTGAATGGCACAGACGTCGAGGATTGGTCGCCCTCCTTCCCGTTGTCTGAAGTACATAAGATCGCTCTTAGAcatcctgtcgctgattggcaagAGTTCTCCTTTGGGTTCGAGCTCTCAGACACCACTCCTGTTGCATTTCTAAAGTTTCAAAAAAGTGGAGAGTCCGCTGTACTGACTCTCAAGAGTATTACCAACAGTGAAGGAGCTTCGGGTTTCCAGCGCGAGCAGCAGGTAAGGCTGCCCAAAGAGGAGTCCCGGCAGCTGTCTCTCAAAAACTGGACTTTCATCTCCTTCGCGGTGAACGACGGACGACTCGAGGTTGAAATTGATGATGCGGACGCCGTGAGGTTCGACCAGGTGGATGCAACACACTTCTACCAAGTGTACGTTCATGTGTCTCGCGGCCACCTGGTGGACGTCAGCTTCAACTGCTTCACCG CAGAGGGAGAAGTGACCTACCCAGCAGTGAGAGAGATAATTTACACTACAAACGGAAAGATGACCGCAACGTCTGCCCCAATAGGAGGGACAGACGACCCTCCACTTTCAGGAGACATCTCCGTTGGCACCACCATTACTGTCGTCATCATCCTCCTGGTGTTGTTCGCCGCAAAAGCTGGACTCTGGTACCGGAGGAGAAGGCTCAACAGGAGGAAAGACGAGGAAGTGCCCGGTGATGTCAATGTAGAGCGTCCGAAGCCAGCTGAGATGAAACCGCTGATGTCCACACAAGGTGCTGCAGAAGCACTGCATGGCGGCCAGGTTGTCACACAAGGTGCTGCAGAAGCATTGCATGGCGGCCAGGTTGTCACACAAGGTGCTGCAGAAGCACTGCATGGCGGCCAGGTTGTCACACAAGGTGCTGCAGAAGCACTGCATGGCGACCAGGTTGTCACACAAGGTGCTGCAGAAGCACTGCATGGCGGCCAGGTTGTCACACAAGGTGCTGCAGAAGCACTGCATGGCGGCCAGGTTGTCACACAAGGTGCTGCAGAAGCACTGCATGGCGACCAGGTTGTCACACAAGGTGCTGCAGAAGCATTGCATGGCGGCCAGGTTGACACACAAGGTGCTGCAGAAGCATTGCATGGCGGCCAGGTTGACACACAAGGTGCTGCAGAAGCACTGCATGGCGGCCAGGTTGTCACACAAGGTGCTGCAGAACCAGAGCATGGCGGTCAGGATGTCAAGCCGAGTACTGTGGCAGTTGCACATGGTGAACAGGAGACAATTCATGACATCAAAACTATCTTGCAAGATGGTGTTGTTAAAGACACCGATGAACGACAGAGTATAGTACCAGGCACTATGACTGGCGATATGCATGAAAACAGTAACACTGACGCAACTACGCAATCTGCTGAATCACCAACAAACAATAAGATAACAGACCAAAGACTGATTCTTAGTATGATAGACATTGCAACACCACAAACCCAAAATAATGGTATTAAAGAGTGCAGAACTGACAGCCCAGTTGACACCATATTAATGGGTGCAGAGAATCGCGGTGTTGAGGAAAGTTGTCAGAAAGTGGAAGATGTTGACATCGTTAATAATACATGTTATTATGATGAAGTAGGAGTAGAGCCTACTGAGGAGATCATAATGAAGATAACAGGTCTGATGCTGGATGACAACACAGAAGAGAATAAGATATCTAGGCTATGTATGGCGACACCAAGCAACCAGACCGACACCGAAAGTTTAACGTGTACACCAGGAGGGAGGCAGCAGTCTCAGGCTTTAGAAGTGAAATACAAGGATGCACAGGACCTAATGCAAAGCAGCAGTACAGAAACAAATATTCTTAGGGTAAATACCACAGCAAAGACAAGCACTGCCGACAACGTATCGATAGATCAGAACCTAATGGCCACACTGCCCTCAACAGCGAAGTCCTCGGATACAGAACACAGACCCCAACCACCTGGTGTAGTTAGAGACGTGCCCCGCGATGCTGCCAGCGACAAGGCGGATGAGGAGAGGAGACGCGAAAACGCTGAGGAAGAACACAGTGCCCAGGAACTCAGGGCATCCACAAATGACTCGGGAGCATGTGTTAGTACGGCTGGTGTTTCCCGAAGAAATACCAGTACTCCAAGAATGCCTCAAGATGAGGAATTGCACTCTGTCGAATCCTGGTTAAGCATACAGAAATATCAAGAATCTGGTTTAGCATCTGAATACCCTCAATCTGATTcccaattaaaaattaaaaaagctAAAACTAATCGTAATAAAATCATCGCATACGATGACTCTCGCGTGAGGAAAAACACCTCACATCGTAGACCGCCACCTTACCTGTGA
- the LOC123761346 gene encoding uncharacterized protein isoform X4: protein MQLPGLMLVCLVAASAVASSGLPTKCSWILLNGTDVEDWSPSFPLSEVHKIALRHPVADWQEFSFGFELSDTTPVAFLKFQKSGESAVLTLKSITNSEGASGFQREQQVRLPKEESRQLSLKNWTFISFAVNDGRLEVEIDDADAVRFDQVDATHFYQVYVHVSRGHLVDVSFNCFTAEGEVTYPAVREIIYTTNGKMTATSAPIGGTDDPPLSGDISVGTTITVVIILLVLFAAKAGLWYRRRRLNRRKDEEVPGDVNVERPKPAEMKPLMSTQGAAEALHGGQVVTQGAAEALHGGQVVTQGAAEALHGGQVVTQGAAEALHGDQVVTQGAAEALHGGQVVTQGAAEALHGGQVVTQGAAEALHGDQVVTQGAAEALHGGQVDTQGAAEALHGGQVDTQGAAEALHGGQVVTQGAAEPEHGGQDVKPSTVAVAHGEQETIHDIKTILQDGVVKDTDERQSIVPGTMTGDMHENSNTDATTQSAESPTNNKITDQRLILSMIDIATPQTQNNGIKECRTDSPVDTILMGAENRGVEESCQKVEDVDIVNNTCYYDEVGVEPTEEIIMKITGLMLDDNTEENKISRLCMATPSNQTDTESLTCTPGGRQQSQALEVKYKDAQDLMQSSSTETNILRVNTTAKTSTADNVSIDQNLMATLPSTAKSSDTEHRPQPPGVVRDVPRDAASDKADEERRRENAEEEHSAQELRASTNDSGACVSTAGVSRRNTSTPRMPQDEELHSVESWLSIQKYQESGLASEYPQSDSQLKIKKAKTNRNKIIAYDDSRVRKNTSHRRPPPYL from the exons ATGCAGTTACCAGGACTTATGTTAGTGTGTTTGGTGGCAGCTTCGGCCGTGGCATCGTCAGGTCTACCTACAA AATGCTCATGGATTCTCCTGAATGGCACAGACGTCGAGGATTGGTCGCCCTCCTTCCCGTTGTCTGAAGTACATAAGATCGCTCTTAGAcatcctgtcgctgattggcaagAGTTCTCCTTTGGGTTCGAGCTCTCAGACACCACTCCTGTTGCATTTCTAAAGTTTCAAAAAAGTGGAGAGTCCGCTGTACTGACTCTCAAGAGTATTACCAACAGTGAAGGAGCTTCGGGTTTCCAGCGCGAGCAGCAGGTAAGGCTGCCCAAAGAGGAGTCCCGGCAGCTGTCTCTCAAAAACTGGACTTTCATCTCCTTCGCGGTGAACGACGGACGACTCGAGGTTGAAATTGATGATGCGGACGCCGTGAGGTTCGACCAGGTGGATGCAACACACTTCTACCAAGTGTACGTTCATGTGTCTCGCGGCCACCTGGTGGACGTCAGCTTCAACTGCTTCACCG CAGAGGGAGAAGTGACCTACCCAGCAGTGAGAGAGATAATTTACACTACAAACGGAAAGATGACCGCAACGTCTGCCCCAATAGGAGGGACAGACGACCCTCCACTTTCAGGAGACATCTCCGTTGGCACCACCATTACTGTCGTCATCATCCTCCTGGTGTTGTTCGCCGCAAAAGCTGGACTCTGGTACCGGAGGAGAAGGCTCAACAGGAGGAAAGACGAGGAAGTGCCCGGTGATGTCAATGTAGAGCGTCCGAAGCCAGCTGAGATGAAACCGCTGATGTCCACACAAGGTGCTGCAGAAGCACTGCATGGCGGCCAGGTTGTCACACAAGGTGCTGCAGAAGCATTGCATGGCGGCCAGGTTGTCACACAAGGTGCTGCAGAAGCACTGCATGGCGGCCAGGTTGTCACACAAGGTGCTGCAGAAGCACTGCATGGCGACCAGGTTGTCACACAAGGTGCTGCAGAAGCACTGCATGGCGGCCAGGTTGTCACACAAGGTGCTGCAGAAGCACTGCATGGCGGCCAGGTTGTCACACAAGGTGCTGCAGAAGCACTGCATGGCGACCAGGTTGTCACACAAGGTGCTGCAGAAGCATTGCATGGCGGCCAGGTTGACACACAAGGTGCTGCAGAAGCATTGCATGGCGGCCAGGTTGACACACAAGGTGCTGCAGAAGCACTGCATGGCGGCCAGGTTGTCACACAAGGTGCTGCAGAACCAGAGCATGGCGGTCAGGATGTCAAGCCGAGTACTGTGGCAGTTGCACATGGTGAACAGGAGACAATTCATGACATCAAAACTATCTTGCAAGATGGTGTTGTTAAAGACACCGATGAACGACAGAGTATAGTACCAGGCACTATGACTGGCGATATGCATGAAAACAGTAACACTGACGCAACTACGCAATCTGCTGAATCACCAACAAACAATAAGATAACAGACCAAAGACTGATTCTTAGTATGATAGACATTGCAACACCACAAACCCAAAATAATGGTATTAAAGAGTGCAGAACTGACAGCCCAGTTGACACCATATTAATGGGTGCAGAGAATCGCGGTGTTGAGGAAAGTTGTCAGAAAGTGGAAGATGTTGACATCGTTAATAATACATGTTATTATGATGAAGTAGGAGTAGAGCCTACTGAGGAGATCATAATGAAGATAACAGGTCTGATGCTGGATGACAACACAGAAGAGAATAAGATATCTAGGCTATGTATGGCGACACCAAGCAACCAGACCGACACCGAAAGTTTAACGTGTACACCAGGAGGGAGGCAGCAGTCTCAGGCTTTAGAAGTGAAATACAAGGATGCACAGGACCTAATGCAAAGCAGCAGTACAGAAACAAATATTCTTAGGGTAAATACCACAGCAAAGACAAGCACTGCCGACAACGTATCGATAGATCAGAACCTAATGGCCACACTGCCCTCAACAGCGAAGTCCTCGGATACAGAACACAGACCCCAACCACCTGGTGTAGTTAGAGACGTGCCCCGCGATGCTGCCAGCGACAAGGCGGATGAGGAGAGGAGACGCGAAAACGCTGAGGAAGAACACAGTGCCCAGGAACTCAGGGCATCCACAAATGACTCGGGAGCATGTGTTAGTACGGCTGGTGTTTCCCGAAGAAATACCAGTACTCCAAGAATGCCTCAAGATGAGGAATTGCACTCTGTCGAATCCTGGTTAAGCATACAGAAATATCAAGAATCTGGTTTAGCATCTGAATACCCTCAATCTGATTcccaattaaaaattaaaaaagctAAAACTAATCGTAATAAAATCATCGCATACGATGACTCTCGCGTGAGGAAAAACACCTCACATCGTAGACCGCCACCTTACCTGTGA